Within Deltaproteobacteria bacterium, the genomic segment CGGAGCGCAGAGTGCTCCACATATGAAGGTGGATGTTAAAAAGATAGGTTGTGACTTTTTTGCATTTTCGGGTCATAAGATGCTTGGACCAACAGGTATTGGAGTTCTATACGCAAAGAAATCATATCTCAGCAACATGGAGCCGTTTTTAACAGGCGGAGAAATGATACTCAAGGTTACACTTAATAATGTCATTTATAATGAACTGCCCTGGAAGTTTGAAGCAGGTACGCCTGACTATGAAGGTTCCATCGGTTTAAAAGCAGCAATAGAGTATCTCGAATCCATAGGAATGGATAATATTGCAGAGTACGAACATGAGCTGACCGTGTATGGGTTAAAAAAAATGAAAGAGGTGCCGGGCATAATAATTTATGGGCCTGATGATCCGTCCAAAAAAGGCGGGATCATCGCATTTAATATAGACGGCATGCATTCCCATGATATTGCAACAATACTTGACAGCGAGGGAATAGCAATAAGGGCAGGTCATCATTGTGCACAGCCGCTCATGATTGTTTGTGATGTTTCTGCAATGGCAAGGGCGAGTTTTTATTTTTACAATACAAAGCAGGAGATTGATAAGCTTGTACAGACACTAAAAAAGGCAAAGGAGATGTTTACGCATGGCACTTGAAGATTTATATAAAGAGATTGTTATAGAACACTATCAGCATCCAAAACATCATGGGCATCTTGAGCACTTTGAAGCAAAAGCAGAGGGTTCAAACCCATTATGCGGAGACGAAATAGGGATAGAGCTTCAATTCGATGGAGACGTCATAAAACAGATCATGTTTACAGGCGGTGGCTGCTCAATAAGCCAATCCGCCATTGACATGCTTGCAGATATAGTAAAAGGAAAGTCTACAACAGAGATACATAAGATTATCGAGGAATACAAAAAGATGCTACAGGGGGAGCAGCACGATCCGGATATCATCGGTGATCTTGAGGCACTTTCAGAAGTAAAAAAATATCCCGCAAGGGTAAAGTGCGCCAGTTTAAGCTATGCGGTGCTTGAGCAGGCAATAAATCAGAAAAAATAATCGGAGGAGATAATGGTTCAATATTATGATGACCTTTTAAAGATCAGAAAAACAAAACCGCTTGTGCACCACATAACAAACTATGTTGTCATGAACGTCAGTGCCAATATAACACTTGCACTCGGGGCATCCCCTGTAATGGCTCATGCAAAGCCGGAGGTAGAGGATATGGCATCAATTGCCCAGGTGCTTTACCTGAATATAGGTACACTGAGTGATGAGTGGATCGAAGCAATGATCATGGCAGGTAAAATGGCTAATAGATCGCACGTTCCTGTGCTGCTTGATCCTGTTGGTGCCGGAGCAACTATATACAGAACACAAACCGCCAACCGGATATTAAAAGAAGTAAAGGTTAATGTGCTTAAAGGCAATGGAGGTGAGATGCAGTCGCTCGCAGGTGAAGATGTAAAGGTAAAAGGTGTTGATTCTACAACATCGGCAAGTCCAGACATTGCATCTGCACTTGCAAGTAAATATGGACTTATTGCCGTTGTAACAGGAAAAGATGACTATGTGTCCGACGGCAAAAAAACAGCGGTTATAAGTAACGGTACGGATATGTTTCAGAAAATAACCGGTGCCGGTTGTATGCTCGGATCTATTATTGCATCATTTATGGCTATTAATAATGATTATTTTACAGCTTCTATACAAGGACTCGTATCATTTGAGATAGCAGGTGAAAAGGCAGTGACAAAGTCAAAACTTCCTGGTGGTTTTATGCCTGCACTAATCGATGCAATATCAATACTTGATGAAGATGCATATAAACTTGCAAAGGTAAAGATAAAGTGAGGGGCAACAAACCACAAATACCGCCCGGCATTTACGGTATTACATCAAGGGATTTCGGTTACACCCATGAACAAACAGCCGTGTATTTATTAAAGGCGGGTGTAAAGGTCATCCAGTATAGAGAAAAACACGCCGACACGCGGATTCAATACAAAGAAGCTAAAAGAATAAAAGAGCTGTGCATTGCTTACGGTGCTTTATTCATAATAAATGATAGAATGGATATAGCCCTTGCCGTTGATGCAGACGGTATTCATATAGGCCAGGATGATATGCCAATTGAAGTGGTAAAACGGTACATGGATGGAAAGATTATAGGTGTATCGGTAAGAACTGAACAAGAGGCAATAATAGCACAAACAAACGGTGCCGATTATCTCGGTGCAGGTGCTGTGTATCCAACAACAACAAAAGAGGATGCACTAAGTATAGGGCTTGAGGGACTGGCAAAGATCATAAATGCTACAACCTGTCCTGTCGTTGCCATAGGCGGAATAACAATGGATAAAATTCCAGCATTAAAAGGACTTGATTTGCACGGCATGGCGGTTATATCGGCTATTGCTGGTGCTCCTGACCCGGAGAGATCTGCGAAAAAATTTATTCAATTATTTGGATAATGATCCGGGCTTACCGTATGAGATTTTTTAAACAATAAAATTGTGATGCCGCGAGAGGAGGAGAGAATTACTACTTTGTCTGCAAAATTATCCGCTTATCCGTCTATGCTTATTAAGAAGTTAAAGATCATACTTGAGATGATCAAATTCGAGCATACTTTATTTGCTTTGCCTTTTGCCTTGATAACAATGCTGCTTGCTGCCGGGGGTTTCCCGACATTGCATCAATTGGTATGGATATTCATTGCACTTACGGCCGCAAGAACGATTGCAATGCTCTTAAACAGGGTCATTGACGCTTACATTGATGCAAAGAACCCAAGAACACTCAATAGGGCCATACCGAAGGGACTTGTTTCAAGGCTGTTCGCCGTCATACTCGCAATAATCAGCGCCGGCATCTTTATCTTTTCCGCTTACAAATTAAACACATTGAGTTTTATTTTAAGCTTCCCCGCTTTGGCTGTTACGCTGGCATATTCGTTCCTGAAAAGGTTTACGTGGTTTAGCCACTTTGTGCTTGGCTTTATTGATGCAATGGCACCCGCGGGTGCGTGGATTGCAATAAGAGGCAACCTGCCTGTTAGTATCATGATTTTGAGCCTTGCCGTTGTACTATGGGTTGGAGGATTTGATGTGCTTTACTCTTTGATGGATCTCGAATTTGACAAAAAAGAACACCTGTTTTCAATACCAGTAATCTTTGGCGTTAAAAGGGGTATCTTTCTCTCAAGGCTTTTTCATGTGCTCATGGTTTTATGTTTGATTATTTTCGGTTTGATTTATCCAATGCACATCTTTTATTTTATTGGAGTAATGTTTGTAGTGCTCCTGTTCATATACGAGCATAGCCTTGTTAGACCGGATGATTTTTTAAAGGTTGAAAAGGCTTTTTACGAAACAAACATCGGCGTTAGCGGGATTATGCTTTTCTTTTCTGCACTGGATATATATCTGATCTCGGTAATGCACTTAAAAATATAAGATAAAAATATGTTTGCTTATTGTACGTTTGTGTAAAAAATGGGAGAGATTATCAATCCAAAACCATTTGTAAAATGGGCAGGAGGTAAAAGGCAGATTATAGATATACTCCTGGAGAATAGTCCCGATACGTTCGGAACATATATTGAACCATTTATCGGGGGAGGTGCATTATTGTTCGCTTTGATGCCGGAGAATGCCATCATATCCGATATCAATTCTGAACTTATAATTGCATATAAAACCATAAAAACACATGTTAACAAACTAATAAAAAGTTTAAGTAAACATAAGAATGAAAAAGAATACTTTTACGCTATAAGAGCCAAGAAAGCATACAGATCTGATATCATCAAAACGAGCAGATTCATCTATTTGAATAAAACATGTTTTAACGGGTTGTACAGAGAGAACTCAAAAGGTGAATTTAATGTACCTTTCGGAGAATACGAGAGACCAAACATAGTAGATAAAGAGAATCTATTTACCGTCTCTGTTTATCTGAATTCGGCTAATGTGAAGATACTGAACCAGGATTTCAGAAAAGTTCTTTTAAACGCACGAGAACGGGATTTTGTTTACCTCGATCCTCCGTATCATCCATTGAACAACACGTCTTCTTTTACCAAATATACGAGAGAGGATTTTAACAAACATGATCAAGAGGAGCTCTCGGATATCTATAGTAAACTTGATAAACGCGGATGTTATGTAATGCTTTCTAATTCCAATACAAAATTCATTAAACAACTTTATAAGGGGTATAAAATACAGGAGATAAATGCTAACCGGTTTATAAACTGTAGAGCAGAAAAACGCGTAAAAATGCCTTTTGAAGTTATAGTAAAAAACTGGTAGGCAGAAGTAATGTACCTAAAAGAGAGCAATTAATCAAGTCTAAAAAAGTAATCATGAAAAGGCTGTTCAGTAGAGATGTATAGCATTAAACCTATATATATCGTATAAAGTTACAATAATGATGAACGATTTAGATTATATGCTTCAAACATTGTATCCATGGTCTTACGTGTTTATAGGTTTAGGTGTAATGATAGAGAATATGGGTGTACCTGTACCGGGTGAAACTATCATGGTTGCATCAGCCATACTTGCCGTATCCGGAAGGTTAAATCCGTATCTTGTTATTATAAGCGGTGCTGCCGGTGCTGTAATCGGAGATAACATCGGCTACTGGTTGGGTAGAATTGGCGGCAGAAGACTTGTGAATAGATTATCTTTAAAATTTCAATACATTAACAAAGCAGTGGGTTCAACGGAAAAATTCTTCAAAAAATATGGCGGCGCAACAGTTTTTTTTGCAAGATTTATAGCTGGTGTAAGGATATTTGCAGGACCATTCGCGGGTTTGTCTCTGATGGATTTTAAAAGATTTTTTATTTATAATGCTACAGGTGCAATAATATGGGCATGCACGGTTGTTCTTGTAATATCCTATCTCGGTAAATTTTATTACACATATGTACAGGATTATGAGTATGCAAATTATGTTATTTATGGTATTATCTTTATTATAATAATATATATGACATACAGTATAATAAAAAAGTTGAAGAACCATGCATGACAAATTGTTAGACAATATACATGAAATAAACGGCTTATAAGAGGTACCCAGGCGAAATGACTGCAAAAAAAGAGTCCGGCTTGCTGAAGTTTATAAAAAAGCTTGTAAAAACAAAGGCGCAGAAAAGTGTTGATAAAGATATTGCCAATCTATTAAGGCAAATTGAACATCTAACGTATAAACGATTTAATGATTACGGTCATATAAAAAAAGCACTTACCCATAAGTCTTCAAATACAGCATCGGAATACGAAAATTATGAAAGAATGGAGTTTCTTGGTGATGCAGTATTGGGACTTATCATATCGGATCTATTATACACAGGTTACAGGCATGAAAATGAAGGCAAACTAACTTATTATAAAGATACATTGATTCAGATGAGAAGTCTTGCTTTAAAGGCAAGAAAATTGGGTCTGGCTGAATATGTAAAGGTCGGCGCAAGAGAAAAGAGAAACGGCTTTGCAAACAGTGATGTTCTGCTTGCGGATATCTTTGAATCACTGGTAGGAGCTATATATATTGATATGGGATTTGAACCGGCATACAGGTTTATAAAGACCGTGTTTGAAAAAGACATAAAACATATCTATGCGAGACCTGAGTGGGATTTTAAATCAAAGTTAAATAATATTGTTCAAGAGCTTTATAAGGAACCCCCTGAATATAAAACCATAAACGAAACTGTTGTAAAGGGTATTAAGATTTATAATGTCGCTGTTGTAATTAACAATGAAGACATGGCACACGGTGAAGCCAGGAATAAAAAAGAAGCAGAGCAGATAGCTGCAATGGGCACCTTGAAAAAACTTGGCAAGCTATAACGATGTTTACAGGTTTAATTGAACATACCGGCATTGTTGAAGATATTGATAGCAGCGGATTTATAAAGGTCAATATCAAAAACCTTTCAGAGACACACGCAGGGGACAGTATTTCTATAAATGGAGCATGCCTTACACTTGTATCGATCAACAAATCAACATACACCTTTGAACTATCTCCAGAAACGATTAAGACGGCAGGCTTCGGTATAATCAGACCATATGATATGGTTAATGTGGAGTTACCCAAAAGGCTTTCCGACAGATTACATGGCCACCTTGTCCAGGGACATATCGATACGACAGCAGATATTATAAATATTAAGGAGTCAGGGAAGCATCATTCTTTTACCTTTGCCTTGAAAAGGATTTCCCCATATCTTGTGGATAAAGGGTTTATTGCAATTGACGGCATAAGTGTGACACCATATAATGTTAGCGGTACAATGTTCACAATCGCCGTTATACCATACACCTATGAGCATACAAACCTGAATAAAAGGCATGTTAAAGAACGGGTAAATATTGAATTTGATGTAATTGCAAAATATATTGATAGTATATTAAATATTAAGAAACGTTCCAAAATAACAGAAGATTTTTTAAAGGAAAGAGGTTTTGCATAATGCCGATAACTAGTATTGAAAAGGCTATAGATGATATTAAAAACGGAAAAATGGTCATCCTTGTTGATGATGAGAACAGGGAAAATGAAGGAGATCTGTGTATCGCAGCGGAAAAAGCAACACCCGAGATAATCAGTTTTATGGCAATCTATGGCAGAGGACTTATATGCCTTTCATTGACAGAGGACAGGCTTAATGAGCTGAACCTGCCTTTAATGGTTAATGATAATACATCAAAGTACGGCACAGCATTTACAGTATCTATCGATGCAAAAGAAGACGTTACAACAGGGATATCGGCTTATGACCGGGCAAAAACAATACAGGTTGTTATTGATGATAAAACAAAACCGTATGACCTTGTCAGGCCAGGGCATGTGTTTCCATTGATGTACAAAAAAGGCGGCGTTCTTGTAAGGGCAGGTCAAACAGAAGGCTCTGTTGATCTTGCAAGGCTCGCAGGTTTAAAGCCTGCTGCTGTGATTTGCGAGATCATGAAGGACGATGGAACAATGGCAAGGATGCCTGATCTCGAAAAATTTTCAAACGATCACGGGATCGGCATTGTAACTATTGAGAAGCTTATACATTACAGAATGACACAGGAAAGACTTGTTAAAAGGGTTTCAGAGGCTAATATACCAACAGAATACGGCGGCGAATTTAAAGCTATTGTCTATGAGAATGACCTTGATTATAACCAGCATATCGCACTTATAAAAGGAAACATAGATCCCCAGGAGCCCGTGCTTGTAAGGGTGCACTCGGAATGTTTAACAGGTGATGTGTTTGGCTCAAAAAGGTGCGATTGCGGCAGCCAGCTGCACGAAGCCATGAAAATGATAGAAAAAGAAGGCAGAGGTGTAATCCTTTATCTGAGACAGGAAGGCAGGGGAATAGGGCTTGCCAATAAGATAATGACTTATTCACTACAGGATCAAGGTTTTGATACGGTAGAGGCTAATCATGCGCTCGGATTCCCGGCGGATCTAAGAGACTATGGCATAGGTGCCCAGATACTTGCAGATATTGGTGTAAAAAAGATGAGGCTCATGACGAATAATCCTAAGAAACTTCACGCAATAGCAGGATACGGACTTGAGGTCGTGGAGAGGGTTCCAATTGAAATAACGCCTAACAATATAAACGCTCGATACTTAAAAACAAAACAGGATAAGATGGGGCACATCCTGCATTTAAAATAGGAGGTAAAATGAAGATAATTGAAGGACATCTGAAGGGTGAGGGTCTAAGGATTGGTATAGTAACAAGCAGATTTAATCACTTTATCACAGACAGGCTTGTGGACGGCGCACTCGATGCATTAAAAAAAGTTGGTGTTGGAGAAGAGGATATTACAATTGTAAGAGTACCCGGCTCTTTTGAGATACCCATGATAGCCAAACAGCTTGCAAAACAGAATTTAAATGCGGTATTAGCGCTTGGTGCAATCATAAAAGGCGGCACCTCTCACTATGAGTATATTGCATCGGAGGTTACAAAAGGTATAGCAAACGCATCATTAGAGCTCGGCTTTCCCATCGTATTTGGAATTTTAACGACCGAAACCATCGAAGAAGCAATAGAAAGAGCGGGAACAAAACAGGGTAACAAAGGATACGAGGCTGCTATGAGTGCAGTGGAACTTGCAAATCTGATGAGGATAATGGACAAACAATGGGTAAAAGACAAGATCGAGAAGAAATCCTGAAGGCACTGTACAATATCGACCTTATAAATGACTATTCAGAATCATCTGTAAAACAGCTTGCAATGATGAATAATTGGACACCGGCAACCAATGATACGATTCTAAAAATTGCAGCAAATATAAATACGATAGATCAATACATATCAAAATATCTTAAAAATTGGGCTATCGGTAGAATTGCTGTTGTGGATAGGAATATTCTCAGGCTTGCGATAAGCGAACTCTTGTATGAGCCTGTCACACCTATTAAAGTTATAATAAACGAGGCTGTTGAGATAGCAAAAAAATATGGCACAAAGGACTCGTTCTCATTTATTAATGCAGTTCTCGACAAAGTGGCAAGAGAGCTGAAAAGATAGTAATGAGCCTTACAGTAGACCTTGACAATTCATTGGAAAAGCAATCGGGTGAAATGATTGCGGTATGCATGTTCGAGAGCATTGCTCCGGTGCACGGGTGTGCGGGTATAATTGATTGGGAGATCTCGGGTGAGATCTCAAGGCAGGTGGAAAGCAAGAAATTCTCTGGCGAAAGAAAAGACAGGCTTTTAATTTATTCTCAGCACACATGTGTACCGCCAAGAAAGGTGCTTTTATACGGACTCGGTAAAAAAGAAAACTTTAATCAAAAGATATTAGCCGCACTTACGAAAGACCTTATGCAGACCTTAAACACCTTATCCGTTTATAAGTTTATGCATGTACTGCCGGTTCTTTACGGAATAGAAGCAAAAGTTCAGACAATGATAAACACAATAGCATACACAATGCTTGAATATACTTATATAGAAAAAAAGGATTACACATTAAAATTACTGTGGGATAATATTTCATCAGTGGATGTTAAAACGGCATTCAGGGAAGCAGTTAACATGCTGCCTGATGCGGATATCATAATACTTGAAAGGGAGGTTTAGATAAAATGAAAAGATCTCGAATACTGGGGGTTGGAGTATACCTGCCTGAAAAGGTGGTAACAAATTTTGATCTTGAAAAGTTTATGGATACAACAGACGAATGGATAAGACAGAGGACGGGTATTGAAGAACGCCATTTCGCTGCAGAAGGCGAAGGCGCTGCAAAAATGGGCGCTATCGCAGCAGAAGAGGCGATAAAAAATGCAGGCATAAAAAAGGAGGAAATAGACTTCATTATATTTGCAACATTAAGTCCGGATTATAATTTCCCGGGCTCTGGTGTGCTTGTTCAGGATATACTTGGTATTGATACAATAGGCGCACTCGACATAAGAAACCAATGCACCGGATTTATATACGGGTTATCTGTGGCGGATCAATTTATAAAAACAGGCATGTACAAAAAGATACTTGTAATAGGTTCAGAGGTGCACTCAACAGGTATAGAATTAGCCACGAGGGGCAGGGATGTTTCAGTCTTATTCGGTGATGGTGCAGGTGCGGTAGTAGTTGGACCGGAGGAAGATGAGAATAAAGGCATACTATCAACGCACCTTCATTCAGAAGGCAGGTATGCCAAAGAGTTATGGGTTGAAGCGCCGGCAAGTGTTCTACATCCAAGATTAACAAAAGAGATGCTTGAGGAAGGCAGGCATTATCCTAAAATGAATGGACGGAACGTGTACAAGCATGCAGTAACGAGGATGCCGGAGGTGATTATGGAGGCATTGAATGCAAACGGTTATCAGCTTTCCGATATAGACTTACTTGTTCCTCATCAGGCAAACATGAGGATCAACGAATATATAGGAAATATGCTCGGCATACCGCCTGAAAAGATAGTGCATAATATACAAAAGTATGGTAACACAACTGCAGCAACAATCCCGTTATGCCTCTACGATGCACTTAAAGATGGCAGGTTAAAGCCGGGTCTGCTTGTATGCATCGTATCATTCGGTGCAGGTTTTACATGGGCTTCTGCATTGGTAAGATGGTAGTAGAAAAAGAATTTTTAAAAAATATATTGTCCACAATAACAAGAGAGGCAACAATAGATGATCTGACAGACATCTGGATGGTTGAAAGACACTCTTACGACGATCCATGGTCTTTGAACGTATTAAGGCAATCTCTTGAAGACAGGCATGCATTTAACCTCATAGCATTAAAGGAAACAGACCGTACTGTTACCGGATTTATCATCAACTGGCTCGTTATTGATGAGTTGCACATATTAAACATAGCGGTAAGTCCTGAGTTCAGGAGATACGGTATAGGCGATGTACTGCTCGAGTCAACCATTTATAATGCTAAAGCTCGTGGCTGTAAAACGGCGTACCTTGAAGTGAGAAGATCCAACCTACCCGCATTGACACTTTATATTAAAAAAGGTTTTAAGGTTACGGGTGTCCGAAGGGGCTATTATTCCGATAACCGCGAGGACGCATTACTTATGACAAAGCTGCTATGAAAAAAACTCATACAGGCATTGTTGCTTCTATCAAAACCCTTGCGTCCGATTACTTGCTTTTATCCATAAAAGTAGAGGATGTGTTTAAATTTATACCCGGGCAGTTTGTCATGCTTAAGGTATCCGATACTTATGATCCGCTGCTTTTGAGACCATTTAGTATTATGCGGGCGCATAAAAACATATACGAATTTCTCATAAAGATTCGTGGAAGAGGTACAGGGTTAATTGCAAATTTAAAAAAAAATGATTTCATTTACCTTACAGGACCATTCGGGAATGGGTTTCCCGTTAACACAGGGAGACATCCTATCATCGTAGCAGGAGGCGCCGGTATTGCTTCTGTATATTCACTTGCCCGGAAGTTAAAGAAAGATAAAAAACCGTTTAAATTATTATATGGAGCGATAACAAAGAAAGAGCTTGTTATGCTTGAGGATCTTAAAATTTTTGATCCCTTGATTGCAACGGATGACGGCTCATATAATTATCACGGCACTGTAACCTCACTCCTCGATAAAACAATAGAATACAGCAGCACTGTGTTTGCATGCGGTCCAATGCCGATGCTTTATAACGTAAAGCATATCGCAAAAAGGCATAAATCGGCTTGTTACGTATCACTCGAATCCCGTATGGCGTGCGGGTTCGGCGTATGCCTAGGATGTACTATCTTTGATATGAAGGGAAATACAATAAGGGTATGTAAAGAAGGACCCGTATTTAATGCAGAGGACTTTAACCTTGAAGACTACCATTAAAGATATTGTTAAATCATTAAAACCATCACTCATAAACCTTTCTCATGATATATGGTCTCATCCTGAGATTGCACTTGAGGAGTTTCGAACAAGAGATGCGATATGCGATTACCTGAGCGCACATGGATTTAACATAAAAAAGTCTATCGGCGGCATTAACACATCATTTATCGCAACTTACGGGCATAAGCCACATCCTGCAATAGCATACCTTTCAGAAATGGATGCATTGCCCGAACTGGGCCACGCATGCGGTCATAATGTTAATGCCTGTATAAGCGCTGGTGCTGCTGTTGCATTGTCAAAATCGGTAAACAAGGATAAATGTACGATTGCTGTTATAGGCACGCCTGCAGAGGAAATAGGATTCGGAAAACCAGAGCTTATAAGGCATGGGATTTTTAAGCCTTTTGATGCCGCTATTATGAGCCATGCTTCAACAAAACGCATGAGCTTTAGATGCATGCTTGCACTCAAAAAGGTAAAGATAAGTTTTAAAGGAAAGTCCGCACATGCTGCTTCGTATCCGGAGCAGGGTAAAGATGCGCTGTCCGCCCTTATCCTAACAATAAACAATATCAATGCAAAACGTTCTATGTTTAAACCTTACATGCATGCAAATTTCATAATCACACGCGGAGGTACGGCACCAAACATAATACCCGATTTTGCGGAAGCTTATTATTATGTAAGGGCTAAAGATCTTAAAGAGCTTGATGAGCTTATGGAGCATGTAAGGACGGCTGTAAAGGGCGCTGGACTTGCAACAGGTACAAAATATAATATTATAGAACAGGGTTACACACAGTATCCCTTCAAAATAAATAACGCACTTGTTAGGGTTTATGATGATGTGCTTAAAGAGCTTGGGCTAAAAAAGACCCGGACTGATCCCTGCGAAGGAATGGGGTCGTCCGATATAGGTAATCTTTCTTATATTATACCCACATTGCATGCAAGTACTCCCATAGGAAAGGATGCACACATCCATACGAATGAATTTAAGACGCTTGCCGTTTCAAAAACTGCTGACAGCGGCATATTAGAAGGTGCTACCACACTTGGTATGACAGGCTGCAAGATCATAAATAACCCGGGGTTATTATCTTAACAACGAATTTATAGATTGGACTGCAATATGTATCAGTTCAGAAGGCAATATGCCAAATTGAAAAACACCCCATATTGCTATAATTATGCCTATCGATATGCCTGCCGGTACCGGAGTCTGTGTCTGAATCTCCGGTTCTTCAAAATACATTGCATAAACGACCCGCAAATAATAGTAAAGCGATATTATGCTTGTAAATATACCAAAGATTGCGAGCCCGATATAACCGTTACTTATGGCCGCACTGAATACGTAGAATTTTGCCAGAAACCCTGCTGTAGGAGGTATTCCTGAAAGTGATAAAAGGAAGATAGCCATCATAAGACTAATTACCGGATGCGTTTTTGAAAGACCACTGTAATCGGAAAGCTCATTACCCGTCCCATCCTTCTTTTCAAGGTATGTAACAATTGCAAATGCACCCGTTGTTGTAAACGTATATGCAATAAGATAAAATATGGCTGCCGACATCCCGTAAACACTGCCGGAGACAAGTCCAACCACAATATACCCTGCATGTGCAATGCTTGAATATGCCAGCATACGTTTTACATTCTTTTGTGAGATTGCAACAACATTACCCACAAGCATTGTCAATGCACTTAAAACCCATAGTGCATCCGATACTGGTACTTTATAAACATTGAACACTATGATCACAAGTTTTATAATTGCCGCAAAACTCGCGGTCTTTACAGCGGTTGCCATAAACCCTGTAACAGGTGCAGGAGCACCTTCATAGGCATCGGGTGCCCATGCGTGGAATGGAACGACCGCAACCTTGAATCCTAGACCTATTAATATGAATGTAATGCCGCCCATCATGATGATGTTGGTCATCAAATCCTGTCTTGCGGTAAGAGACTTTGCAATAAGATAAAGATTGGTGGTACCCAGTACGCTATAAACAAGTGCTATACCGTATAATAAAAATGCTGTTGCATAAGCTCCAAGAAGAAGATATTTCATTGAGCCTTCAAGGCTTGCACTTCTATCCCTTGTAAAACCAACAAGAGGATACACAGAAAAACTCATAAGCTCAAGCCCGAGGACAAGAACGATCATGTTTGTCGCAGAAATTATAAACATCATCCCGAGAATTGCACTTAAGATAAGGATGTAAAAATGGCCGCCGTCGGGCTCAAACCTATCCACATAATCCAATGAAACTAATATCGTTATAACACCAGACAGCATAACAATCATAAATAGTATAAGAGAAAACTCATCAATAGCGATCATGTTTGAAAATCCCATAATCTTATTACCCCAGAGATATATGGAAGTCCCCATACCCGTTAATATGCCGAGCACGGCTATTATACCTACAGCTAATTTTCTGCCCTCTGTAAAAGCGTCAAACATGGAAACTATAAAAAGCGTTACTACAATAACAAGTTCCGGAAGGATGGCAGTAAGATTCATTTGTCCCATCATTTTATTTCATCCTCTCCTGCATCCTGATCTGTGGAGGCTGAACCGGTACCGGTTGAATCACT encodes:
- a CDS encoding dihydroorotate dehydrogenase electron transfer subunit, with the protein product MKKTHTGIVASIKTLASDYLLLSIKVEDVFKFIPGQFVMLKVSDTYDPLLLRPFSIMRAHKNIYEFLIKIRGRGTGLIANLKKNDFIYLTGPFGNGFPVNTGRHPIIVAGGAGIASVYSLARKLKKDKKPFKLLYGAITKKELVMLEDLKIFDPLIATDDGSYNYHGTVTSLLDKTIEYSSTVFACGPMPMLYNVKHIAKRHKSACYVSLESRMACGFGVCLGCTIFDMKGNTIRVCKEGPVFNAEDFNLEDYH
- a CDS encoding amidohydrolase; the encoded protein is MQRTLTLKTTIKDIVKSLKPSLINLSHDIWSHPEIALEEFRTRDAICDYLSAHGFNIKKSIGGINTSFIATYGHKPHPAIAYLSEMDALPELGHACGHNVNACISAGAAVALSKSVNKDKCTIAVIGTPAEEIGFGKPELIRHGIFKPFDAAIMSHASTKRMSFRCMLALKKVKISFKGKSAHAASYPEQGKDALSALILTINNINAKRSMFKPYMHANFIITRGGTAPNIIPDFAEAYYYVRAKDLKELDELMEHVRTAVKGAGLATGTKYNIIEQGYTQYPFKINNALVRVYDDVLKELGLKKTRTDPCEGMGSSDIGNLSYIIPTLHASTPIGKDAHIHTNEFKTLAVSKTADSGILEGATTLGMTGCKIINNPGLLS
- a CDS encoding NADH-quinone oxidoreductase subunit N is translated as MMGQMNLTAILPELVIVVTLFIVSMFDAFTEGRKLAVGIIAVLGILTGMGTSIYLWGNKIMGFSNMIAIDEFSLILFMIVMLSGVITILVSLDYVDRFEPDGGHFYILILSAILGMMFIISATNMIVLVLGLELMSFSVYPLVGFTRDRSASLEGSMKYLLLGAYATAFLLYGIALVYSVLGTTNLYLIAKSLTARQDLMTNIIMMGGITFILIGLGFKVAVVPFHAWAPDAYEGAPAPVTGFMATAVKTASFAAIIKLVIIVFNVYKVPVSDALWVLSALTMLVGNVVAISQKNVKRMLAYSSIAHAGYIVVGLVSGSVYGMSAAIFYLIAYTFTTTGAFAIVTYLEKKDGTGNELSDYSGLSKTHPVISLMMAIFLLSLSGIPPTAGFLAKFYVFSAAISNGYIGLAIFGIFTSIISLYYYLRVVYAMYFEEPEIQTQTPVPAGISIGIIIAIWGVFQFGILPSELIHIAVQSINSLLR